One Candidatus Desulfatibia profunda DNA window includes the following coding sequences:
- a CDS encoding CHAD domain-containing protein produces MYKHLSFNLPDGYDQQQLINELAAYYSIKKERSGPKNIAFYDTFDWRLFNKSFVLYESGNKLFLRELFNSAIICGAEMTSRPVFIWDFPDSELKKMLAPIIKMRALFKLAEIYSRSTPYRILNPDEKTVARLVYEEIRPSPETDAPVLNAQLWLQSVRGYPRYSQDLAKRFEDAGLEPNKKEDIYFKALEAAHKNPGSYSSKLNIQLSEKMRSDQAAKIILRFLLQVIKINQDNIEKALDTEFLHDFRVAIRRTRSALAQIKYVFPQDTTDRFKKDFAFAGKFSNQLRDLDVYLLKEDTYKAMLPDVLRDDIDPLFDYLRKKRSKALQETIKGLKSKTYVQILHDWEGFLNEPPQDSPTASNAGLPIIDLARKRTYKKYRNVVKTGNRIIENTDDKKLHALRIECKQLRYLMEFFSSLFSSKKINVLIEQLKNLQDYLGDYNDLCVQEAYLLNITGKLPAADQKSKKALVAIGSLIGTLDREKKIVKAAFAKTFRDYASPSNKISFRELFGPSQRPPVKRVA; encoded by the coding sequence ATGTACAAGCATTTAAGTTTTAACTTGCCGGACGGGTATGATCAACAACAACTGATTAACGAGTTGGCCGCTTATTATTCGATTAAAAAAGAGCGCTCCGGGCCAAAGAATATTGCGTTTTACGATACCTTTGACTGGCGTTTATTCAACAAATCATTTGTTTTGTATGAATCCGGAAACAAACTGTTTTTACGCGAACTGTTCAACAGCGCAATTATCTGCGGCGCTGAAATGACCTCCCGGCCGGTTTTCATATGGGATTTCCCTGATAGTGAATTAAAAAAAATGCTGGCACCCATCATAAAAATGCGGGCACTTTTTAAGCTTGCTGAAATATATTCTCGATCAACACCTTATCGTATTTTGAACCCGGATGAAAAAACTGTGGCCCGGTTGGTCTATGAAGAAATTCGGCCGTCCCCTGAAACCGACGCGCCGGTGTTGAATGCTCAATTGTGGCTGCAATCGGTTCGAGGATACCCAAGGTATTCACAAGATCTTGCCAAACGATTCGAGGATGCCGGATTAGAACCGAACAAAAAAGAAGATATTTACTTTAAAGCGCTTGAGGCGGCGCATAAAAATCCGGGCAGCTATTCTTCAAAATTGAACATACAACTTTCTGAAAAGATGCGCTCTGATCAAGCAGCCAAGATCATTTTACGATTTTTACTGCAAGTCATAAAAATCAATCAAGACAACATTGAAAAAGCCCTGGATACGGAATTTTTACATGATTTCCGGGTCGCCATTCGCCGCACCCGTTCGGCCCTGGCGCAGATAAAATATGTATTTCCGCAGGATACGACCGACCGGTTTAAAAAGGACTTTGCCTTTGCGGGTAAATTCTCCAACCAGCTCCGGGATCTGGATGTCTATCTTCTCAAAGAAGACACTTACAAAGCGATGCTTCCTGATGTGTTGCGTGACGACATTGATCCTTTGTTTGACTATTTACGGAAAAAACGATCAAAGGCACTGCAGGAAACTATTAAAGGATTGAAATCTAAAACATATGTGCAAATTTTACACGACTGGGAGGGCTTCTTAAATGAACCGCCGCAGGATTCCCCCACCGCATCGAATGCCGGTCTGCCGATAATTGATTTGGCACGCAAAAGAACCTATAAAAAATACCGGAATGTTGTCAAGACCGGAAACCGGATCATTGAGAACACCGATGACAAGAAGCTGCATGCACTGAGAATTGAATGCAAGCAACTGCGATACCTGATGGAATTTTTTTCCAGTCTGTTTTCAAGTAAAAAAATCAATGTCCTGATTGAACAATTGAAAAATTTACAGGATTATCTGGGGGACTACAATGATCTGTGTGTTCAGGAAGCATACCTGCTGAACATTACCGGGAAGCTGCCCGCAGCCGATCAGAAATCCAAAAAAGCACTTGTGGCCATTGGCAGTCTGATCGGAACATTGGATAGGGAAAAAAAGATCGTTAAAGCTGCGTTTGCCAAAACCTTCAGAGACTATGCATCGCCATCAAACAAGATATCATTTCGTGAACTTTTCGGGCCGAGTCAACGACCACCCGTAAAACGGGTGGCTTGA
- a CDS encoding AAA family ATPase, which yields MTTLALYSNKGGVGKTAAAVNLSYLAAQTGAKTLICDLDPQSSATYYLRVRPKLKSGSKGFIHGGKKVEKSIKETDYENLYLLPADFSLRNLDVTFNKLSRSKHRLNKILDPLKGEYDLIFLDCPVTISILAENIFNAVDYTLVPLIPTTLSVRAHRQLFSFCKKKKYDRAKIYTFFSMVDRRKSMHRELMDAVSKEFKGVLQSLIPYLAQIERMGIEREPVTAFSPGSAASKSYQNLWTKIQETVLSAANFAKQ from the coding sequence ATGACAACGCTGGCACTTTACAGTAATAAGGGGGGCGTGGGCAAAACCGCGGCAGCAGTAAACCTGTCCTATCTGGCAGCGCAAACAGGCGCGAAAACCCTAATCTGCGACCTCGATCCCCAAAGTTCCGCAACCTATTATCTCCGGGTACGGCCTAAACTCAAGTCCGGTTCAAAAGGGTTCATTCATGGGGGTAAGAAGGTTGAAAAAAGTATCAAAGAAACCGATTATGAAAATCTGTATCTGCTGCCGGCGGATTTCAGTCTGCGCAATTTAGATGTCACCTTTAATAAATTGAGCCGTTCAAAACACAGGTTGAATAAAATTCTGGATCCTCTTAAGGGCGAATATGATTTAATCTTTCTTGACTGCCCGGTCACCATCAGCATCCTGGCGGAGAATATATTCAACGCCGTCGATTACACCCTTGTGCCCCTGATTCCGACAACATTGTCTGTAAGAGCCCATCGGCAGTTATTCTCTTTCTGTAAAAAGAAAAAATATGACCGCGCTAAGATTTACACCTTTTTTTCGATGGTTGACAGGCGCAAAAGCATGCATCGCGAACTTATGGATGCGGTATCGAAGGAGTTTAAAGGTGTTTTACAAAGCCTTATTCCATATTTAGCGCAGATCGAAAGAATGGGGATTGAACGCGAACCGGTTACAGCCTTTTCACCAGGCTCGGCGGCTTCAAAATCATATCAAAACCTGTGGACAAAAATTCAAGAAACCGTACTTTCGGCTGCTAATTTTGCTAAGCAGTGA
- a CDS encoding DUF2284 domain-containing protein produces MNDIILSLNKLKKTAQDLGASDAKIISTSLIPVEDEIINLCKEPLCEDYGTSIYCPPHAMKPKRFRELVSKYENAVLFKIDVSSRILLSKERFGEFRKIYEIGAQLRAAAIEAGFFKSKGFAAGSCKPVFCPEYQCQALINGKTCRCPDKARPSMEAVGINVFKLLRAVGWEINKITENSDPESVQNGILAGMLLVG; encoded by the coding sequence ATGAATGATATTATTCTGTCCCTTAATAAGCTCAAGAAAACAGCTCAAGATCTGGGTGCGTCCGATGCAAAAATCATCTCAACCAGCTTGATTCCTGTAGAAGATGAAATCATTAACCTTTGCAAAGAACCTTTATGCGAAGATTACGGCACAAGCATTTACTGCCCGCCACACGCTATGAAACCCAAAAGATTCAGAGAACTTGTATCTAAATACGAAAATGCCGTTCTTTTTAAGATCGACGTTTCATCCAGGATCCTGTTGTCTAAAGAGCGATTTGGTGAATTTAGAAAAATCTATGAAATTGGCGCACAGTTAAGGGCGGCTGCCATAGAGGCCGGATTCTTCAAATCCAAAGGATTTGCAGCCGGATCATGTAAACCGGTCTTTTGCCCTGAATATCAATGCCAGGCCCTCATCAACGGAAAGACTTGCCGCTGCCCGGACAAAGCGCGACCCTCTATGGAAGCTGTAGGGATTAATGTGTTTAAACTGCTTAGAGCGGTTGGGTGGGAAATCAACAAAATTACCGAAAACAGTGATCCGGAATCAGTGCAAAATGGAATTTTGGCAGGTATGTTGCTGGTAGGCTGA
- a CDS encoding histidine phosphatase family protein, with amino-acid sequence MKTIIMVRHAKSSWKDPNLDDFDRPLNKRGEKNAAFMGNKLKEKQIMPDLILSSPAKRAKETAFKIAKEIGYPKKKIVFDENMYHSDERYLLELVQNQDNTHETLMLFGHNPDFNNFATMLLKQSPLSNIPTSGVCCIRFDVASWKKVREAEGEVVFFDYPKRYADE; translated from the coding sequence ATGAAAACAATTATAATGGTCAGACATGCCAAATCCAGTTGGAAAGATCCTAATCTGGATGATTTCGACAGGCCTTTGAACAAGAGAGGGGAAAAAAATGCAGCCTTTATGGGGAACAAACTGAAAGAGAAGCAGATTATGCCTGACCTTATCCTGTCAAGCCCGGCCAAACGAGCTAAAGAGACCGCATTCAAGATTGCCAAAGAAATCGGCTACCCCAAAAAGAAGATTGTTTTTGATGAAAATATGTATCATTCCGATGAAAGGTATCTGCTCGAATTGGTGCAGAATCAGGATAACACCCATGAAACGCTCATGCTTTTTGGACACAATCCTGATTTCAACAATTTTGCAACCATGCTGCTCAAACAAAGCCCCCTATCCAATATTCCCACTTCCGGAGTCTGCTGCATCCGATTTGATGTGGCCAGTTGGAAAAAGGTGCGGGAGGCTGAGGGCGAAGTTGTCTTTTTTGATTATCCAAAGCGCTATGCGGATGAGTAA
- a CDS encoding cyclic nucleotide-binding domain-containing protein, whose product MDNKKVAEILKKCELFDELSDRELQPIVDLGRIEKFKAGDTILEQGSLGTKIYILSKGQVSLERKVDIGDTSKARVTVFVLKESPNRRLMGCWSSLVGEQHVQMCSAVCDKPTEVVSMPCADLRAIMLKHSGIRVKILEKLVLLLRDRIDSSYGAFETL is encoded by the coding sequence ATGGACAATAAAAAAGTCGCTGAAATTCTCAAAAAGTGCGAACTCTTTGATGAACTCTCTGACAGGGAACTCCAGCCCATCGTTGATTTGGGCCGTATTGAAAAATTCAAGGCCGGAGACACCATCCTGGAACAGGGCAGCCTTGGAACTAAAATATATATTCTGTCCAAAGGACAGGTCTCCCTGGAAAGAAAGGTCGATATAGGGGACACTTCCAAGGCCAGGGTGACCGTCTTTGTGTTGAAAGAGAGCCCAAACCGACGTCTGATGGGTTGCTGGAGCAGCCTTGTCGGCGAGCAACATGTCCAGATGTGTTCTGCAGTGTGCGACAAACCCACCGAGGTCGTCTCCATGCCCTGCGCTGACCTGCGGGCAATCATGCTAAAACATTCAGGGATTCGGGTAAAGATTTTGGAAAAACTGGTACTGTTGCTGCGGGACCGCATCGATAGTTCCTACGGCGCTTTCGAAACCCTGTAG
- a CDS encoding TusE/DsrC/DsvC family sulfur relay protein: MGVLKHKGKSYDLDSSGFLTDTERWDENFPDAIAPQLKIEKGLTKEHWDVIHYIRNTYKKTGICPTVFESCRMNGLRRKQLKKLFPTGYQRGACKLAGISFRDSHKQQELFTTEAAEALHAVASKKSYTVDVRGFLMDPDEWDEYYAIHRAYEMKIPGGKLTEKHWKVINFLRESYKKNNELPNVYDTCEASDLELEDLEQLFPDGYHRGAVKIAGLRLR; this comes from the coding sequence ATGGGCGTTTTAAAACATAAAGGAAAAAGTTACGATTTAGATTCAAGCGGGTTTTTAACAGACACTGAACGATGGGATGAAAATTTTCCGGATGCAATTGCGCCACAACTCAAGATCGAAAAGGGGCTTACCAAAGAGCACTGGGATGTCATTCATTATATTCGTAATACCTATAAAAAAACGGGCATATGTCCGACCGTCTTCGAAAGCTGTAGAATGAACGGCCTGCGGCGAAAACAATTAAAGAAACTTTTCCCAACAGGATACCAGAGAGGTGCCTGCAAGCTGGCAGGTATATCCTTCCGCGATAGTCATAAACAACAAGAACTATTTACGACCGAGGCTGCCGAGGCCCTTCACGCAGTTGCCAGTAAAAAATCCTATACGGTGGATGTGCGTGGGTTTTTAATGGATCCTGATGAATGGGATGAATATTATGCGATCCACAGGGCATATGAAATGAAAATCCCCGGGGGAAAGCTGACCGAAAAGCACTGGAAAGTTATTAATTTTCTTCGCGAAAGTTATAAAAAGAATAATGAGCTCCCCAACGTTTACGATACCTGTGAAGCCAGTGATCTCGAATTGGAAGATCTTGAGCAGTTATTTCCGGATGGATATCACCGGGGGGCCGTTAAGATTGCCGGGTTGCGTCTAAGATAG